One part of the Anopheles coustani chromosome 2, idAnoCousDA_361_x.2, whole genome shotgun sequence genome encodes these proteins:
- the LOC131263515 gene encoding NADH dehydrogenase [ubiquinone] 1 beta subcomplex subunit 11, mitochondrial has product MSSLVRLTNAALVRSLVNHSARSARLISSSQKNRDAATIEVPKKAAAAGPAAAASSTTTGKNWVSYGFDRKDETNDRSAMNASFFFSVTLCLVLGSVYWAYVPDPQLQDWSQREAYLELRRREAAGLEPISKDFVDPAQIVLPSDEELGNTEIII; this is encoded by the coding sequence ATGTCCAGCTTGGTGCGACTGACCAATGCGGCGCTAGTTCGGAGCCTGGTAAATCACTCCGCTCGAAGCGCTCGGCTTATTTCGTCGTCGCAGAAGAATCGGGATGCCGCAACCATCGAAGTACCGAAGAAGGCGGCTGCTGCCGgtccagctgcagcagcatcgTCGACCACGACCGGTAAGAACTGGGTGAGCTATGGATTCGACCGGAAGGACGAAACGAACGACCGCAGTGCCATGAATGCGTCGTTCTTCTTCTCCGTCACACTCTGCCTCGTCCTGGGAAGCGTGTACTGGGCGTACGTTCCCGACCCACAGCTGCAGGATTGGTCGCAGCGTGAAGCATACCTCGAGCTGCGCCGTCGGGAAGCTGCCGGCCTGGAACCGATCAGTAAGGACTTTGTAGATCCTGCCCAGATTGTGCTGCCATCGGACGAAGAGCTGGGTAACACTGAAATCATAATTTAA